The following proteins are encoded in a genomic region of Heliomicrobium gestii:
- a CDS encoding permease gives MSMTVLVMRVRHLAAEKAWLGAVLAALALIAAATWLALRAEGGAVPVLFLGILLEALPFLLLGVIVSSLVEVFIPPDGMRRLLPSKPWAAILAASLLGMLFPFCECGIIPVVRRLVRKGMPLYASMAFLLAAPIINPVVIASTAMAFRGHEEMLVGRLLGALLVAWLTGMAFLFWRGDGIRADEADGCSCGHGHGAGEARCGHDHGHRHGHRHPSTSGDGGAFPWLGRWRDAADHAVDEFFDLIPYFLTGTLIAAVMQGLLQPDWLTEVARDSGQSTLIMMLLAFGLSVCSNADAFLASAMTPGFTGGSVLAFMVLGPMLDMKNTWVLFRSFRPAVVLFLLVWLPALVYLFAWGANQGFFPM, from the coding sequence ATGAGCATGACGGTTCTCGTCATGCGGGTGAGGCATCTGGCCGCCGAAAAGGCCTGGCTGGGCGCTGTGCTGGCGGCCTTGGCGCTGATCGCGGCGGCGACCTGGCTGGCCCTGCGCGCCGAAGGCGGCGCCGTGCCTGTCCTGTTCCTGGGGATCCTCTTGGAGGCCTTGCCCTTCCTGTTGCTGGGGGTGATCGTCTCGTCGCTGGTGGAGGTCTTCATCCCGCCGGACGGGATGCGGCGTTTGCTGCCGTCGAAGCCCTGGGCGGCCATTTTGGCGGCGTCGCTGCTGGGGATGCTCTTCCCCTTTTGCGAGTGCGGCATCATTCCGGTGGTGCGGCGGCTGGTGCGCAAGGGCATGCCCCTTTACGCCAGCATGGCCTTCCTGCTCGCCGCGCCGATCATCAACCCCGTCGTCATCGCCTCGACAGCCATGGCCTTTCGCGGCCATGAGGAGATGCTCGTCGGCCGGTTGCTGGGGGCCTTGCTGGTGGCCTGGCTGACCGGGATGGCCTTTCTCTTCTGGCGGGGCGACGGGATTCGCGCCGATGAAGCCGACGGCTGCAGCTGCGGTCACGGCCATGGCGCAGGGGAGGCTCGTTGCGGCCACGACCATGGACACCGTCACGGACACCGCCATCCCTCCACTTCCGGCGACGGCGGCGCCTTTCCCTGGCTGGGCCGGTGGCGGGACGCGGCGGATCATGCGGTGGACGAGTTTTTCGATCTGATCCCCTACTTTTTGACGGGGACGCTGATCGCGGCGGTCATGCAGGGGCTGTTGCAGCCGGACTGGCTGACCGAGGTGGCGAGAGACAGCGGCCAGTCGACGCTGATCATGATGCTGCTGGCCTTCGGCCTATCCGTCTGTTCGAACGCCGACGCCTTTTTGGCCAGCGCCATGACGCCCGGCTTTACGGGCGGCTCTGTGCTCGCTTTTATGGTCCTGGGTCCCATGCTGGACATGAAAAACACCTGGGTGCTCTTTCGGTCGTTCCGGCCGGCCGTTGTCTTGTTCCTGCTCGTCTGGCTGCCGGCGCTGGTCTATCTCTTCGCCTGGGGGGCGAATCAGGGATTTTTTCCAATGTAA
- a CDS encoding ArsR/SmtB family transcription factor: protein MTVDERVLAAGDRCDEVCVHADVVDKRREQLLPLDTYQDLAQLFKALGDPSRSRVLHALSFGELCVCDLASLLEISQSAVSHQLRLLRGLRLVKYRKDGKMVYYSLDDEHVRGLLRQGLEHVSHR, encoded by the coding sequence ATGACCGTTGATGAGCGGGTTTTGGCGGCAGGCGACCGCTGTGATGAGGTCTGTGTCCATGCCGATGTGGTGGACAAGCGGCGGGAGCAACTGTTGCCCTTGGACACCTACCAGGATCTGGCCCAGTTGTTTAAGGCCCTGGGCGACCCGAGCCGCAGCCGGGTGCTGCACGCCCTCTCCTTCGGCGAACTCTGTGTCTGTGATTTGGCGAGCCTGCTGGAGATCAGCCAGTCGGCTGTTTCCCACCAGCTGCGGCTCTTGCGGGGGCTGCGTCTCGTCAAGTACCGCAAGGACGGCAAGATGGTCTATTACAGCCTTGATGACGAGCATGTCCGGGGCTTGCTGCGCCAAGGATTGGAGCATGTAAGCCACCGGTGA
- a CDS encoding TIGR03943 family putative permease subunit, whose protein sequence is MGADAVKLVYLTGLALWAGWIVYSGRAELYIHPRFSPALAAAAWALAALALSQAFRLIRQRRFMLSAWRLPAGRAVVKPLGAGVRYGLLTLPLLFALLPGGQVLGGDYAAHKSLRHAPEAEAPAGEGFFSGLQAHFHDPDRRWFGGTHPPAAREGLPAAQGDAPATREGTPPAGGTPGGGGQDGAPPPGGDGAKKGGPAKAEPVLFDERNFLSLLMAINQEPGQFVDRPVEISGFLVDAPAGGEGLYIGRYVVNCCVADTVIMGLPVENTERWMKGEDKIKVGDWVKGTGRLQKAVKAGAPGGLIVSLKELAVESRPRNPYIYAE, encoded by the coding sequence ATGGGCGCCGATGCGGTAAAGCTGGTCTACCTCACTGGGCTCGCCCTCTGGGCGGGCTGGATCGTCTACTCGGGACGAGCCGAGTTGTATATTCACCCGCGCTTCTCGCCGGCCCTTGCGGCCGCCGCCTGGGCGTTGGCCGCATTGGCGCTGTCTCAGGCGTTCCGCCTGATCCGGCAGCGGCGGTTCATGCTATCCGCTTGGCGACTTCCCGCCGGCCGCGCGGTCGTGAAACCGTTGGGAGCGGGGGTGCGCTATGGGCTGCTGACGCTGCCCCTCCTGTTTGCCCTGTTGCCGGGCGGCCAGGTGCTCGGCGGCGACTATGCCGCCCACAAGAGCCTGCGCCACGCGCCGGAGGCGGAAGCGCCGGCGGGGGAGGGCTTTTTCTCCGGTCTGCAGGCGCATTTTCACGATCCCGACCGACGTTGGTTTGGCGGAACCCACCCGCCGGCGGCTCGGGAGGGGCTGCCGGCCGCCCAGGGCGACGCGCCGGCGACCCGGGAAGGAACACCGCCGGCTGGAGGAACGCCCGGCGGGGGAGGGCAGGACGGCGCGCCGCCACCGGGGGGCGACGGCGCGAAAAAAGGGGGGCCCGCCAAAGCGGAGCCGGTGCTATTTGATGAGAGGAATTTCCTGTCGCTGCTCATGGCGATCAATCAGGAGCCGGGCCAATTTGTCGACCGTCCCGTTGAGATCAGCGGCTTTCTCGTCGATGCGCCTGCCGGCGGCGAAGGGCTCTATATCGGGCGCTATGTGGTCAACTGCTGTGTCGCCGATACGGTGATCATGGGATTGCCCGTCGAGAATACGGAAAGATGGATGAAGGGAGAGGACAAGATAAAAGTGGGGGATTGGGTCAAAGGGACGGGCCGGCTGCAAAAAGCCGTCAAAGCTGGCGCGCCGGGGGGGCTGATCGTCTCGCTGA